From the Streptomyces sp. KMM 9044 genome, one window contains:
- a CDS encoding DUF397 domain-containing protein, with product MSNAVWRKSSYTNGEGGNCVEIAEGFPGLMPVRDSKRPQGPAILFEVEGWASFVSAVKKGMVGPH from the coding sequence GCGCAAGTCGTCATACACCAACGGTGAAGGGGGCAACTGCGTCGAGATCGCAGAAGGCTTCCCTGGCTTGATGCCTGTCCGTGACAGCAAGCGCCCTCAAGGGCCAGCCATCCTCTTCGAGGTCGAGGGCTGGGCGTCCTTCGTGTCAGCTGTCAAGAAGGGGATGGTCGGTCCTCACTGA